In Roseimicrobium gellanilyticum, the following are encoded in one genomic region:
- a CDS encoding non-ribosomal peptide synthetase: MEDPTYASLSPMQKGMLADHLRHAEPGLDLLQIFCEAHERLDPKIFEQAWNVVVNRHDLLRSRFLWEEVDEPVREVLPSIRMPFVELDWRDSSGREQSARFEAFFREDRRSGMSLTEAPLLRMTLVRMGRKLWRWCLTIHHLLLDARGMLLLLDELYPVYESLLAGTEPVLPPASHFGDYVAWHRQQDWSSAEAWWRQQLSGFIKPTPAPFQNMQGCGEGDCWGDHLVELPARVTRGLAGLAARADVTLNTVLQGAWALVLGRCNGEGDVVFGAVRACRKSNVTSAPTSVGLFVNTLPVRVDISPENELIPWLGSLRRQWRAMGAFENVPLSHVQRWSEVPRGERLLECIFNYQEPSWDKVLGSRGGAWRRRRFGLRCQTSYPLTLDVYGGGGSLELNLVYDRRALSADSISQLMKCLEEVLASMASSRGGRLGDIEMVSKATRHQVVTAWNKTARRYPKKCVHELFELQAKRMPDAVAATVNAESITYYKLNLRANRLGRHLRRLGVGPGTMVAVCLERSLDLLAALLGVMKAGGAYVPLDPEYPTERLAFMLEDTGAPLVLTVSRLASRLPATVAKVVLLDTDWPEIKLQSSDGFQSLVDAESVAYVIYTSGSTGRPKGVVVPHRGIARLVINADYASISADDVFLQAAPVSFDASTFEIWGALLNGARVEILPAGRFAIEDLARFIQAQRVTTMFVTTALFQQLTELHSDALGGVRQLLTGGETMPVETMRRALQSLPGTRIIHCYGPTENTTFTTCLAIESVDKDAGSIPIGRPIANTSVYVLDSQLRPVPPGVPGELYAGGDGLAHGYLNRPELTEERFITHPLGSGSVGRLYRTGDVVRWLPDGTIDFIGRVDHQVKIRGHRIELGEIESALCSHGDVRDAVVLVREECPGNKRLTAFLSLFRKLSIREIRRYLESRLPAYMIPSVFVPLESLPLNSNGKVDRRALLALLMTKESETGDDAQEAVTRVAPRTETEDIVASIWSEVLEIPLVGMQDHFFELGGHSLLAMTTVSKVRKALHKSFQVRVLFENPVLEDFCIALQKVGLGSADELTTPITKVALKGPPQASSFQERIWSGYLHRKPDDAANLLVCFRLKGALDVKALEQSLTEVVRRHDILRTRLEGQQGRMVQNIAPAEPVTVEVLALSRAPRRSPELSKLISGITHATLDDGTGPMLRFTLLQWSESRHLLLVIFHPLTYDSSVRRILLRELEVLYAAHKEDRQALLPEPTLQYADFAVWQQKWLGKDTVARRRLLNHWTQVLDSEKLPAVELPFPRTSPGEATAEESVLWMLFKRTTTSQARHFAKEHGATLFMLLLACAKVLLYRRTRQTDMLVGTYFASQSHSEMECVMGPRSNLVVLRTNLSDNPTFSNILLRVREVVLDAQAHQDMPFEHLCAALHACGKPVPPIEALFMHTHVEWPILRLEGIRTHQSTILGGSIPWGFSINFLSREDRSDFLRACCVFDARRYEPEEVRKFVSALVSMVETVIARPSVTLDELAIRA; encoded by the coding sequence ATGGAAGATCCAACATACGCCTCGCTCTCCCCCATGCAGAAGGGGATGCTCGCAGACCATCTGAGGCATGCCGAACCCGGGTTGGACCTGCTGCAGATTTTCTGTGAAGCCCACGAGCGACTGGACCCAAAGATCTTTGAGCAGGCATGGAATGTAGTGGTGAACAGGCATGATCTCCTGCGAAGCCGGTTTCTTTGGGAGGAGGTGGATGAGCCAGTGCGGGAAGTGTTGCCGAGCATCCGGATGCCTTTTGTCGAGCTGGATTGGAGGGACTCTTCAGGAAGGGAGCAGTCGGCCCGTTTCGAAGCTTTCTTCCGGGAGGATCGCCGCAGTGGCATGTCACTCACTGAGGCTCCGCTCCTGCGCATGACATTGGTCCGCATGGGCAGGAAGTTGTGGAGATGGTGTCTCACCATCCATCACCTGCTTCTCGACGCGCGCGGCATGCTCCTGCTGCTGGATGAGCTTTACCCTGTCTATGAGAGCCTGCTGGCAGGGACCGAGCCGGTGCTCCCGCCCGCGTCACATTTCGGTGACTATGTGGCGTGGCACAGGCAGCAGGACTGGTCTTCGGCGGAAGCCTGGTGGCGCCAGCAGCTTTCCGGATTCATCAAACCGACCCCGGCTCCTTTTCAGAACATGCAGGGGTGTGGTGAAGGTGATTGCTGGGGCGACCACCTCGTGGAACTCCCGGCGCGAGTGACACGCGGACTCGCGGGGCTTGCCGCGCGCGCCGACGTGACGCTCAATACCGTGCTGCAGGGCGCGTGGGCGCTGGTCCTGGGCAGATGCAATGGGGAGGGCGATGTGGTGTTTGGCGCTGTACGGGCCTGCCGCAAATCCAATGTTACCTCCGCGCCCACGTCGGTGGGGCTTTTCGTCAATACCCTCCCGGTCCGTGTGGACATCTCCCCGGAGAACGAGCTGATTCCGTGGCTTGGGTCATTGCGCAGACAATGGAGGGCGATGGGTGCTTTTGAGAATGTGCCACTCTCCCATGTGCAGAGATGGAGCGAGGTGCCGCGTGGCGAGCGTCTCCTTGAGTGCATTTTCAACTACCAGGAACCCAGTTGGGACAAGGTACTGGGAAGCCGGGGCGGAGCATGGCGTCGCCGCCGTTTTGGACTTCGATGCCAGACGTCTTATCCACTGACTCTCGATGTCTATGGAGGTGGTGGCTCGCTGGAGTTGAATCTGGTGTATGATCGCCGTGCACTCAGCGCGGACTCCATCAGCCAACTGATGAAATGCCTGGAGGAGGTGCTTGCCAGCATGGCGTCATCTCGTGGAGGCCGACTTGGGGACATTGAAATGGTGAGCAAAGCCACGAGGCACCAAGTCGTCACGGCCTGGAACAAGACCGCGCGTCGCTATCCGAAGAAATGTGTCCACGAACTCTTTGAGCTGCAGGCGAAACGGATGCCGGATGCCGTGGCGGCAACAGTCAATGCGGAGTCCATCACCTATTACAAGCTGAACCTCCGGGCCAATCGCCTGGGACGTCATCTGCGCCGTCTGGGCGTGGGACCGGGTACGATGGTGGCTGTCTGCCTGGAACGCTCACTGGATCTGCTCGCCGCACTCCTGGGGGTGATGAAGGCGGGAGGCGCCTATGTGCCTCTGGATCCTGAATATCCCACAGAGAGACTTGCCTTCATGCTTGAGGACACGGGTGCGCCGCTGGTGCTGACGGTTTCCCGCCTTGCGTCGCGTCTACCTGCCACTGTGGCGAAAGTGGTCTTGCTGGACACGGATTGGCCCGAGATCAAACTCCAAAGCAGCGACGGCTTCCAGAGTCTTGTCGACGCGGAGTCTGTTGCTTATGTCATCTACACCTCAGGATCCACGGGCCGGCCCAAAGGGGTGGTGGTGCCCCATCGGGGAATTGCGCGCCTGGTGATCAATGCCGACTACGCAAGCATCTCCGCTGACGACGTGTTCTTGCAGGCGGCTCCGGTGTCGTTCGATGCCTCCACATTCGAGATTTGGGGTGCCCTGCTTAATGGTGCACGCGTTGAGATTCTTCCAGCGGGCAGATTCGCCATTGAGGATCTCGCGAGGTTCATCCAGGCGCAGCGAGTCACGACGATGTTCGTCACCACAGCGTTGTTCCAGCAGTTGACGGAGCTCCACAGTGATGCGCTGGGAGGAGTAAGACAGCTCCTTACCGGTGGGGAGACCATGCCGGTGGAGACCATGCGTCGGGCGTTGCAGAGCCTGCCAGGTACCCGCATCATCCATTGCTACGGCCCCACGGAAAACACCACGTTCACGACGTGTCTTGCCATTGAGTCCGTGGACAAGGACGCGGGTTCCATTCCCATCGGACGTCCCATTGCCAACACCTCCGTCTACGTACTTGACTCCCAACTTCGGCCCGTGCCTCCCGGCGTGCCTGGCGAGTTGTATGCGGGCGGAGATGGCCTGGCGCATGGCTATTTGAACCGGCCAGAATTGACGGAGGAGCGTTTCATCACGCACCCGTTGGGCAGTGGGAGTGTGGGTCGGCTCTATCGGACGGGAGATGTGGTGCGCTGGTTGCCGGACGGCACGATCGACTTCATTGGCCGCGTCGATCATCAGGTAAAGATCCGTGGTCATCGGATCGAACTCGGAGAGATTGAGTCCGCACTCTGCAGTCATGGGGACGTGCGCGATGCCGTGGTGCTGGTGCGTGAAGAATGCCCAGGCAACAAGCGACTCACGGCCTTCTTGTCGCTCTTCCGGAAACTGTCCATTCGCGAGATCCGAAGGTACCTGGAGAGCAGGCTGCCGGCTTACATGATTCCATCCGTTTTCGTGCCATTGGAATCGCTGCCCTTGAATTCAAATGGGAAGGTGGATCGCAGAGCGTTACTCGCTCTCCTGATGACGAAGGAGTCGGAGACTGGTGACGATGCCCAGGAGGCTGTGACAAGGGTGGCGCCCAGGACAGAGACGGAGGACATCGTGGCCTCCATCTGGTCTGAAGTGCTGGAGATACCCCTGGTTGGTATGCAGGATCACTTCTTTGAACTTGGAGGTCATTCTCTGCTCGCCATGACGACCGTTTCGAAAGTGCGCAAGGCACTGCACAAATCCTTCCAGGTGCGTGTTCTGTTTGAGAATCCGGTGCTCGAGGACTTCTGCATCGCCTTGCAGAAGGTTGGATTGGGAAGTGCTGATGAGCTGACGACACCCATCACGAAGGTTGCCTTAAAAGGGCCTCCTCAGGCGTCGTCCTTTCAGGAGCGAATCTGGTCTGGCTACCTACACCGCAAGCCCGACGATGCAGCCAATCTGCTGGTGTGCTTCCGCCTGAAAGGAGCACTGGATGTAAAGGCCCTCGAGCAGAGCCTGACGGAAGTCGTGAGGAGGCATGACATCTTGCGCACCCGGCTGGAAGGGCAGCAGGGAAGAATGGTCCAGAACATCGCTCCTGCGGAACCGGTGACGGTGGAAGTCCTTGCTCTGAGCCGCGCACCCAGGCGCTCACCTGAGCTGTCGAAGCTCATCAGCGGTATCACCCATGCTACGCTTGATGATGGCACGGGACCGATGCTCCGCTTTACCCTGCTACAGTGGAGCGAGTCACGGCACCTTCTCCTCGTCATTTTTCACCCGCTGACGTACGACTCCAGTGTCCGCCGCATTTTGCTTCGCGAGCTGGAGGTGCTGTACGCCGCGCATAAGGAAGACCGGCAGGCATTGCTTCCAGAGCCCACGTTGCAGTATGCGGACTTTGCCGTCTGGCAACAGAAGTGGCTGGGCAAGGACACCGTCGCTCGCAGAAGGTTGCTCAACCACTGGACGCAAGTCCTCGACAGCGAGAAACTGCCTGCGGTCGAACTTCCCTTTCCAAGGACGTCACCCGGGGAGGCCACGGCGGAGGAGTCCGTGCTCTGGATGCTCTTCAAACGTACCACTACGAGTCAGGCGAGGCATTTTGCGAAGGAGCATGGAGCCACGTTGTTCATGCTCCTTCTGGCCTGTGCGAAGGTCCTCCTGTACCGCCGTACCCGCCAGACGGACATGCTCGTGGGGACGTACTTCGCGAGTCAGAGCCATTCCGAGATGGAGTGCGTCATGGGGCCAAGATCGAACCTCGTGGTGCTGCGCACGAATCTCTCCGACAATCCTACATTCTCCAATATTCTCCTGCGCGTGCGTGAGGTGGTCCTGGACGCACAGGCTCATCAGGACATGCCGTTTGAGCACTTGTGTGCCGCCTTGCATGCGTGTGGGAAGCCTGTGCCACCCATCGAGGCCCTGTTCATGCACACGCATGTGGAGTGGCCCATTCTGCGTCTCGAAGGCATTCGAACCCACCAATCAACGATCCTTGGTGGATCGATACCGTGGGGATTCTCCATCAACTTCCTCAGCCGTGAAGATAGATCGGACTTCCTCCGGGCCTGTTGCGTTTTTGATGCGCGCAGGTACGAACCTGAAGAGGTCCGTAAGTTTGTGTCGGCACTCGTGTCGATGGTAGAGACCGTCATCGCGCGCCCATCCGTCACACTGGATGAACTGGCCATCCGCGCATAG
- a CDS encoding glycosyltransferase family 2 protein — MARLDDLLARWLLRRATSRSDGANGTPGHAAAPSIDLKALQAHSEQQMEVMRRMKETTDKRNVRHKELRKRVVQLKRELKQTKVQARHDRHEAWNWETRYRLMRSDLRSYEEAVHRSLTRRGCIVAPVLEDPSRVNRFLKLKDRVWKTEMRLGVLRQHDPKPLKLDSIPKVLPPGPPESWPLISMVTPSYQQADFLERTLHSILSQDYPRLDYHVWDGGSKDGSVDIIEKHADKLASWGSEKDTGPANAINKGFTRSKGEIMAWLNSDDLLAPGALHYVAHYFATHPEVDAIYGHRLIINERDWQVGRWVLPRHNGEMLLWADYIPQETLFWRRSLWEKCGGHLDESFKFAFDWDLLLRFQRAGARIKRLPWCLGCFRVHDLQKSSAEITTTGFAEMAKLRMRELGSSFSEERLGHHVVLYQANAAWCDRLLRWGIRW, encoded by the coding sequence ATGGCACGCCTTGATGATCTCCTTGCACGATGGCTGCTGCGACGCGCCACCAGCCGGAGCGACGGCGCCAATGGAACTCCCGGACACGCTGCGGCTCCATCCATCGATCTGAAGGCCCTCCAAGCCCATTCGGAACAGCAGATGGAAGTGATGCGGCGCATGAAGGAAACCACAGACAAACGCAACGTCCGGCACAAGGAATTGCGCAAGCGCGTGGTGCAGCTGAAGCGCGAGCTCAAGCAGACGAAGGTACAAGCCCGGCACGACAGGCATGAGGCCTGGAACTGGGAAACGCGCTATCGCCTCATGCGCTCAGACCTCCGCTCGTATGAGGAAGCCGTGCACCGCAGTCTCACCCGCCGTGGATGCATCGTGGCTCCCGTGTTGGAAGACCCCAGCCGCGTGAACCGCTTCCTGAAGCTCAAGGACAGGGTTTGGAAGACAGAGATGCGCCTGGGGGTGCTGCGCCAGCATGACCCCAAGCCTCTGAAGCTGGACTCCATACCGAAGGTCCTGCCTCCCGGACCACCGGAGTCATGGCCCCTCATCAGCATGGTGACGCCCTCTTATCAGCAGGCTGATTTCCTGGAGCGCACCTTGCATAGCATTCTGAGCCAGGATTATCCCCGGCTCGACTACCACGTGTGGGACGGTGGCAGCAAGGACGGCTCCGTGGACATCATCGAGAAGCACGCAGACAAGCTGGCGTCTTGGGGAAGTGAAAAGGACACCGGTCCTGCCAATGCGATCAACAAGGGCTTCACCCGCTCCAAAGGCGAGATCATGGCATGGCTGAACTCGGACGACCTCCTCGCTCCGGGCGCCCTCCACTACGTGGCTCATTATTTTGCCACTCACCCCGAAGTGGACGCCATCTACGGTCATCGTCTCATCATCAATGAACGCGACTGGCAGGTCGGCCGCTGGGTACTGCCGCGCCACAATGGCGAGATGTTACTGTGGGCTGACTACATCCCCCAGGAGACATTGTTCTGGCGCCGCAGCCTCTGGGAGAAGTGCGGTGGCCACCTCGATGAGAGCTTCAAGTTCGCCTTCGACTGGGACTTACTGCTGCGCTTCCAGCGGGCCGGAGCGCGCATCAAGCGTCTCCCCTGGTGCCTGGGGTGCTTCCGCGTTCACGACCTTCAAAAGTCCAGCGCGGAGATTACCACCACCGGCTTTGCCGAGATGGCCAAGCTGCGTATGCGTGAGCTGGGATCGTCGTTCTCCGAGGAGCGCCTGGGCCATCACGTCGTACTCTACCAGGCAAACGCCGCATGGTGCGACCGCCTTCTGCGCTGGGGCATCCGCTGGTAG
- a CDS encoding class I SAM-dependent methyltransferase produces the protein MSASHPIAQDMRKLNALLRDKVSPHLKAAADKDLRLLNIACGQCDEAETLVNFARAQTSGDVKLIGADIRIREILQARENHAHLPAEFLLEDATKLSKHKELGENFDMVLLRHQNFWHGPELWKRIFEEGLTKVGEDGLLVITSYFDKEHQLALDALQNLGAELVLTHHNEDSRKLLTPGKFVDKHLAVLRRRR, from the coding sequence ATGTCTGCCAGCCATCCCATTGCCCAGGACATGCGGAAGCTGAACGCGCTATTGCGCGACAAAGTTTCCCCACATCTAAAAGCGGCGGCGGACAAGGATCTGAGGCTGCTCAACATCGCGTGCGGGCAATGTGATGAGGCAGAGACTCTGGTGAACTTTGCCAGGGCGCAGACCAGTGGCGACGTGAAGTTGATTGGTGCAGACATCCGAATCCGCGAGATCCTGCAGGCACGGGAGAATCACGCCCACCTTCCCGCTGAGTTTCTGCTGGAAGACGCCACCAAGCTCTCCAAGCACAAGGAGCTGGGTGAGAACTTCGACATGGTGCTGCTCCGCCATCAAAACTTCTGGCACGGCCCGGAGCTGTGGAAGCGCATCTTCGAAGAAGGCCTCACCAAGGTGGGCGAGGATGGCCTGCTGGTCATCACGAGCTATTTTGACAAGGAACATCAACTCGCACTGGATGCGCTGCAGAACCTCGGAGCCGAGCTCGTGCTCACGCATCACAATGAAGATTCCCGCAAATTACTGACCCCCGGCAAGTTCGTGGACAAGCACCTTGCGGTGCTGCGTCGACGCCGCTAG
- a CDS encoding FkbM family methyltransferase, protein MTRPRFSVVIPTRNAEATLGATLRTCLEQEFEDYEILVSDNSATTATQELLAGINSSRIRCVRPDRTLSMQENWEFAVEQAQGEFVLVLGSDDGLMLHSLRELDRLLRMLDTKLLRWDSVCYHWPTVPVQAQLPPNALLLPLKQMDSYHPIRWRDSRAVMLDAAHGRVSYAELPTVYSSAVHHSLLDELRKQTGKVFHGDCPDVYSGFALAHLVKRYCSLDAPLSINGLSGVSNGVATIFLKNSSPIAEDFNALNHARKAGRGWQEWIPDLSLFSTCSAHSFQCAKERLFPEDAELSMCRRELAQRVMREYRSASETEWQMVRGAVRKSMVDDASLLAWFDSEYADKSLAACPPADRYPLKHYGGAYMQLDAAEFGVKDVWEAALLCEKLLGYRQEGINAHLKADGATALERSKTNNGAVPGAPREGLYQQETEVAILKILAGKVTRKTFIDVGAEKGSFAREFLKLGFDGVLFEPFATHLPVLEKLVSGTRSKVLPLAIDATDHEGQLHIATDQAGQPLEYFHSLQPAPSATNFFHGAAVPVTCRSLESLVREGTIARDVGILKIDTEGNDLRVLQGMGPVRAEVLMCEYVTPRLYPDWSCSFPEGVMDAAKAMGYEHCIAVSRFDEHEVVENDPVHFVDGQWGNLIFISDALLRSAQKEIDDIQRYVHREHVKACLRDHQVLLEKEARIQDQATVCLDQQRRLDERRAKIEELKVKNAVLKEKNERLRTRC, encoded by the coding sequence ATGACTCGCCCTCGCTTCAGTGTTGTCATTCCCACGCGCAATGCGGAAGCGACTCTGGGAGCCACGTTGAGGACCTGCCTGGAGCAGGAGTTCGAGGACTACGAGATACTCGTCTCCGACAACAGCGCCACGACTGCCACACAGGAGCTGCTCGCAGGTATCAATTCTTCCAGGATTCGCTGCGTGCGACCGGACAGGACACTGTCCATGCAGGAGAACTGGGAGTTTGCCGTGGAGCAGGCGCAGGGAGAGTTCGTCCTGGTGTTGGGCAGCGATGATGGTCTCATGCTGCATTCTCTCAGGGAATTGGACCGTCTCTTGAGAATGCTGGACACCAAGCTGCTGCGCTGGGACTCCGTATGCTACCACTGGCCGACCGTGCCCGTCCAGGCGCAGCTCCCACCGAATGCGCTTCTGCTGCCATTGAAGCAGATGGATTCCTATCATCCCATTCGCTGGAGGGATTCGCGAGCCGTGATGTTGGACGCAGCCCATGGAAGGGTGAGCTACGCCGAACTTCCCACGGTGTACTCCTCAGCCGTGCACCACAGCCTTCTGGATGAATTGAGAAAGCAGACCGGCAAGGTCTTCCATGGTGACTGCCCGGATGTGTACAGCGGATTTGCCCTGGCACACCTTGTGAAGCGTTATTGCTCCCTGGATGCGCCCCTGTCCATCAATGGGCTCTCAGGTGTGAGCAACGGCGTGGCGACCATCTTCTTGAAGAACAGCTCTCCGATCGCAGAGGACTTTAACGCATTGAACCATGCGAGAAAGGCCGGACGTGGATGGCAGGAGTGGATTCCTGATCTTTCCCTGTTTTCCACCTGCAGCGCGCACTCGTTTCAGTGTGCCAAGGAGCGCTTGTTTCCCGAGGATGCAGAACTTTCAATGTGTCGCAGGGAGCTGGCGCAGCGCGTCATGCGCGAGTATCGCTCAGCGAGTGAGACCGAGTGGCAGATGGTGCGTGGAGCCGTGCGAAAGAGCATGGTGGATGACGCCTCGCTGCTGGCGTGGTTTGACTCGGAATACGCGGATAAATCACTGGCTGCCTGCCCGCCAGCGGATCGGTACCCGCTGAAGCACTATGGGGGTGCGTACATGCAACTGGATGCCGCGGAGTTTGGTGTGAAGGACGTGTGGGAGGCGGCTCTGCTGTGCGAAAAACTGCTGGGCTATCGCCAGGAGGGCATCAATGCACACCTGAAGGCAGACGGTGCTACAGCGCTGGAGAGATCGAAGACAAACAATGGTGCCGTGCCCGGAGCGCCGCGCGAGGGTCTGTATCAGCAGGAGACCGAAGTTGCGATTCTGAAGATCCTCGCTGGAAAGGTGACACGAAAAACCTTCATCGATGTAGGTGCGGAGAAGGGCTCCTTTGCCAGGGAATTTCTGAAGCTGGGATTTGACGGCGTATTGTTTGAGCCCTTTGCAACGCACCTGCCCGTGCTGGAAAAATTGGTGTCCGGCACGCGCTCCAAGGTGTTGCCTCTGGCGATCGATGCCACGGATCACGAAGGTCAATTGCATATTGCAACGGATCAGGCGGGGCAGCCGCTGGAGTATTTTCATTCCCTGCAGCCAGCGCCATCCGCGACGAACTTTTTTCACGGCGCGGCAGTGCCAGTCACCTGCCGTTCTCTGGAGAGCCTGGTGCGTGAAGGGACGATTGCGCGAGACGTTGGGATCTTGAAGATCGATACCGAGGGCAACGATTTGCGAGTATTGCAGGGCATGGGACCCGTGCGTGCGGAGGTCTTGATGTGCGAATACGTGACCCCCAGATTGTATCCCGACTGGTCATGCTCATTTCCTGAGGGAGTGATGGATGCAGCCAAAGCGATGGGGTATGAACATTGCATAGCGGTGAGCCGCTTCGACGAGCATGAGGTGGTGGAAAACGATCCAGTTCACTTTGTGGACGGTCAGTGGGGTAATCTTATCTTCATTTCCGATGCGCTCCTGCGCTCCGCTCAGAAGGAGATCGACGACATCCAGCGTTATGTGCATCGTGAGCATGTGAAAGCCTGTCTGCGAGATCACCAGGTCCTTCTGGAAAAGGAGGCCCGCATCCAGGATCAGGCGACAGTCTGCCTGGATCAGCAGAGACGGCTGGATGAACGCAGAGCCAAGATCGAAGAGTTGAAGGTCAAGAACGCAGTCCTGAAAGAAAAGAATGAGCGCCTGCGCACACGCTGCTGA
- a CDS encoding FkbM family methyltransferase — protein MTRPRFSVVIPTRNAAVTLEATLKTCIEQDFEDYEIVVSDNGDTTATQERIEGINSPRIRRVRPDRTLAMQENWEFAVEQAQGEFILVLGSDDGLMLHSLRELDRLLRKLDTKLLRWDAVCYNWPNLPVQEHAAPNTLLLPLKQVGYYHPIRSRDSRQVMLDVVNGKISYAELPTVYVSVVHRSLFDALRKRTGKVFHSDCPDVYSGFALAHLVRKYWTVDAPLSISALSGASNGVAVLYLKNQSNIARDFSTLNQSRKTGRDWPAWIPDLPIFSSYSAESFHCAKAALFPNDTEMQVDRQQLVRLAMSEYRSADETEWQMLREVVRKSTADDAALLAWFDAEYGGKSLVTCPPAPLHQLKRYGGPYMQLDAAEFGVKDVWEAALLCEKVLGYHRDGINAHVHQEQIASPSSVSVAAGTASPGPVAVDTPRDGVYQQETEAMLLKSLAGKVTRKTFIDVGAEKGSFARELLELGFDGVLFEPFSAHLPVLEELVSHTRSKVFPFAIDATDHEGRLHIATDEAGQPLDYFHSLQAAPSATLFHHDEGVPVICRSLESLAQEGVIAPEVGVLKIDTEGNDLRVLQGMGVVRAEVLMCEYVTPQLYPDWSCSFPDALMAAARAMGYEHCIAVSRFDEHEVVELDPVHFVDGQWGNLIFTSAAILHSARIDVEKIRACRQEHHVKLCFREHLELFQKEDMIQDQARQLHEKEAVIRQLADALENLQTELGAKHAKIAELKDKVTLLKEKNENLRMKR, from the coding sequence ATGACTCGTCCGCGCTTCAGTGTTGTCATTCCCACTCGCAATGCAGCAGTGACCCTGGAGGCAACACTGAAGACCTGCATTGAACAGGACTTTGAAGATTATGAAATTGTCGTGTCGGACAACGGCGACACCACTGCCACGCAGGAACGGATTGAGGGCATCAATTCTCCGAGGATTCGCCGCGTTCGACCGGATCGAACGCTGGCCATGCAGGAGAACTGGGAGTTTGCCGTGGAGCAGGCGCAGGGGGAGTTCATCCTGGTGCTGGGCAGTGACGATGGCCTGATGCTGCATTCGCTCAGGGAATTGGATCGACTCCTGAGAAAGCTGGATACGAAACTGCTGCGTTGGGATGCCGTGTGCTACAACTGGCCAAACCTGCCTGTGCAGGAGCATGCGGCGCCCAACACCTTGCTGCTTCCCTTGAAGCAGGTGGGCTACTACCATCCCATCCGCTCACGCGACTCACGGCAGGTCATGCTGGACGTGGTCAATGGCAAGATCAGCTATGCCGAGCTGCCCACGGTGTATGTGTCCGTTGTGCATCGCAGTCTGTTTGATGCCTTGCGGAAACGGACCGGAAAGGTATTTCATAGCGATTGCCCGGATGTGTACAGCGGATTTGCCCTGGCTCATCTGGTGAGGAAGTATTGGACGGTGGATGCGCCCCTATCCATCAGTGCGCTTTCAGGCGCCAGCAACGGAGTGGCAGTGCTCTACCTGAAGAACCAGTCCAACATTGCGCGGGATTTCTCGACGCTCAACCAGTCCCGAAAAACGGGTCGCGACTGGCCAGCATGGATACCTGATCTTCCGATCTTCAGTTCGTACAGCGCGGAGTCGTTCCATTGTGCCAAGGCGGCGTTGTTCCCGAACGACACAGAGATGCAGGTGGATCGACAGCAATTGGTGCGATTGGCCATGAGCGAGTATCGCTCGGCAGACGAGACCGAGTGGCAGATGTTACGCGAAGTCGTGCGGAAGAGTACGGCGGACGACGCTGCGCTGCTGGCGTGGTTTGACGCGGAGTACGGAGGCAAATCGCTCGTGACCTGTCCCCCTGCACCGCTGCATCAGTTGAAACGGTACGGTGGTCCCTACATGCAGCTGGATGCGGCGGAGTTCGGCGTGAAAGACGTGTGGGAGGCGGCGCTGTTGTGCGAAAAGGTACTGGGTTATCACCGCGATGGAATCAACGCGCACGTGCACCAAGAGCAGATCGCCAGTCCTTCAAGCGTATCTGTGGCCGCTGGCACTGCCAGTCCCGGTCCGGTCGCTGTCGATACTCCGCGCGATGGTGTGTACCAGCAGGAGACGGAGGCGATGTTGCTGAAGAGCCTCGCTGGAAAGGTGACACGGAAGACCTTCATCGACGTGGGTGCAGAAAAAGGTTCTTTTGCCAGGGAGCTTCTTGAACTTGGGTTTGACGGCGTGTTGTTTGAGCCCTTTTCAGCCCACCTGCCCGTGCTGGAGGAGTTGGTGTCCCACACCCGTTCCAAAGTATTTCCCTTCGCGATCGATGCCACGGATCACGAAGGTCGGTTGCACATTGCCACGGACGAGGCCGGGCAGCCGCTGGACTACTTCCATTCTTTGCAAGCAGCTCCATCGGCGACACTCTTCCATCATGACGAAGGAGTGCCGGTCATTTGCCGCTCCCTGGAGAGTCTGGCACAGGAGGGCGTGATAGCCCCCGAGGTTGGAGTTTTGAAGATCGACACCGAGGGAAATGACCTGCGAGTGCTGCAGGGGATGGGAGTGGTGCGCGCGGAGGTCCTGATGTGCGAGTACGTGACTCCACAACTGTATCCAGATTGGTCGTGCTCCTTCCCTGATGCCTTGATGGCCGCAGCCAGAGCCATGGGATATGAGCACTGCATTGCAGTGAGCCGCTTCGATGAGCATGAAGTTGTGGAACTCGATCCCGTGCATTTTGTGGATGGGCAGTGGGGCAATCTCATCTTCACCTCCGCAGCGATACTGCATTCTGCCCGAATTGATGTGGAAAAAATTCGTGCATGTCGACAGGAACATCACGTGAAGCTCTGTTTCAGGGAGCACTTGGAACTCTTCCAGAAAGAAGATATGATTCAGGACCAGGCGAGGCAGCTTCACGAAAAGGAGGCTGTCATTCGTCAACTGGCCGATGCCCTTGAGAATTTGCAGACAGAGCTGGGTGCGAAACATGCCAAGATCGCGGAACTCAAAGACAAGGTCACGCTGCTCAAGGAAAAAAACGAAAACCTGCGAATGAAGCGCTAA